The proteins below come from a single Halobacillus salinarum genomic window:
- a CDS encoding SDR family NAD(P)-dependent oxidoreductase: MSKIWLVTGSANGLGRSITEAALHKGDKVIATARRPEELNDLVENYGEQILAAPLDVTDEKAAVSAVNEGLKTFGRIDVLVNNAGYGDVRPFEETNSEDFQKLIDTCFYGVIYLTRAVLPSMRKQHSGHIIQISSVGGRFAAAGGTAYHAAKWAVGGFSEALSQETKPFGVEVCAVEPGSMRTNWGNRATKNRPDFLPDYEQSVGEKIRSLEPHWGHENGDPEKVAQVILKLAYEKDLPDHLLLGSDAIYINNQAERERTVQAERWNEVSISTDAGSSSTVMGTEI, from the coding sequence ATGTCAAAAATATGGTTAGTAACTGGCAGTGCTAACGGTTTAGGACGATCGATTACTGAAGCCGCTCTTCATAAAGGGGATAAAGTTATAGCAACAGCGCGCAGACCTGAAGAGCTTAATGATTTGGTTGAAAATTATGGTGAACAGATCCTGGCTGCTCCTTTAGATGTAACAGATGAAAAAGCTGCAGTGTCTGCCGTTAACGAAGGCTTAAAAACCTTTGGCCGCATCGATGTTTTAGTGAATAATGCTGGATACGGGGATGTTAGACCGTTTGAAGAGACAAACTCTGAGGATTTTCAGAAACTAATAGATACTTGTTTTTATGGAGTCATTTATCTTACAAGGGCTGTATTACCCAGTATGAGAAAGCAGCACAGCGGGCATATTATTCAAATTTCCTCTGTTGGCGGCCGGTTTGCTGCTGCTGGTGGAACTGCATATCACGCTGCCAAATGGGCAGTTGGTGGGTTTAGTGAAGCACTTTCCCAGGAAACAAAACCATTCGGAGTTGAAGTTTGTGCCGTAGAACCGGGCTCTATGCGAACGAATTGGGGAAACCGTGCCACTAAAAACCGCCCGGATTTTTTACCAGACTACGAACAGTCAGTAGGAGAAAAAATCCGTTCACTTGAACCTCACTGGGGCCATGAGAATGGTGATCCAGAAAAAGTGGCCCAGGTGATCTTAAAACTAGCTTACGAAAAAGATCTTCCAGATCATCTCTTACTGGGGAGTGATGCCATTTATATTAACAATCAAGCGGAACGGGAAAGAACTGTTCAAGCTGAGCGTTGGAATGAAGTCAGTATATCCACAGATGCAGGTTCATCTTCAACAGTTATGGGAACAGAAATTTGA
- a CDS encoding AraC family transcriptional regulator, which yields MVYSSNKSDSVLNRLKVMMSHYHYHQGEVQTDIPFLSLLQETEPTDVESGVLNPSICIVIQGDKKVVIGNKAINYGEGNYIASTIDIPIKGRVIKASKKDPYRAIRLSITPEEITSAFLELKITPPKKTELKEGAFVGKAEADVLLVLEKLLQIDSDLQAISFLAPAMKKEFIFHLLTGEGGDVFYNNFLLHLESAGISKAIEYVRENFDKKLKVSEIAAVGNMSVSTLHHKFKAVTTLSPIQYQKQLRLQEAKVILLSSEEDVTNVAFQVGYESVTQFNREYKRFFGLPPLKDIKVTQKKLNKGEYK from the coding sequence ATGGTTTACAGTTCTAACAAGAGTGACTCTGTATTAAATCGTCTTAAAGTGATGATGTCGCACTATCATTATCATCAAGGAGAGGTTCAGACGGATATTCCTTTTCTTTCTTTATTACAGGAAACTGAGCCTACAGATGTGGAAAGCGGTGTGCTAAATCCTTCCATATGTATTGTTATTCAAGGGGATAAAAAGGTTGTTATAGGAAATAAAGCTATTAATTATGGCGAAGGAAATTATATTGCTTCAACTATCGATATTCCCATTAAAGGCAGAGTAATCAAAGCATCAAAAAAAGATCCTTACAGGGCTATTCGATTATCCATAACTCCAGAAGAAATAACATCTGCCTTTCTAGAATTGAAAATCACACCTCCCAAGAAGACTGAATTAAAAGAGGGAGCGTTTGTTGGGAAAGCTGAAGCTGATGTACTCTTAGTCCTAGAAAAGCTTCTTCAAATTGATTCTGATCTTCAAGCTATCTCCTTTCTTGCTCCGGCAATGAAAAAGGAATTTATCTTTCACCTTTTAACCGGGGAAGGAGGAGACGTATTTTATAACAATTTTCTTTTACATCTTGAATCTGCCGGAATAAGTAAAGCAATCGAATACGTAAGGGAAAATTTTGATAAAAAACTTAAAGTAAGTGAGATTGCTGCCGTTGGAAATATGAGTGTTTCAACATTACACCATAAATTTAAAGCAGTAACCACATTAAGCCCTATTCAATATCAAAAACAACTTAGACTCCAAGAGGCGAAAGTTATCCTCTTAAGTAGTGAGGAGGACGTTACTAACGTGGCGTTTCAAGTAGGTTATGAGAGTGTGACACAGTTTAACCGTGAATATAAGCGATTTTTCGGTTTACCTCCATTAAAAGATATTAAAGTAACCCAAAAAAAATTAAATAAAGGAGAATACAAATAG
- a CDS encoding DUF6440 family protein codes for MWNDKRFEVIDKQGKMERFQVIRDNHTGVLYMSYGAGYGLSMTVMVDQEGKPLVDEDY; via the coding sequence ATGTGGAATGACAAACGCTTTGAAGTCATTGATAAACAAGGAAAGATGGAACGGTTTCAAGTTATTCGCGATAATCATACTGGTGTTCTTTATATGTCTTATGGTGCCGGTTACGGCCTTTCCATGACCGTTATGGTGGATCAGGAAGGGAAGCCTTTAGTGGATGAGGATTATTGA
- a CDS encoding ABC transporter ATP-binding protein, which translates to MKPIHQFQAKQIVAGYDHKTVIDDVSLTIPNNKISVIIGANGCGKSTLLKTLSRLIKPTSGDVYLDGKPLHNIPPKKLARVVGLLPQSPIIPEGITVSDLVGRGRFPHQSLLSGWTKKDYEAVAEAMEIMNITELANQHIDELSGGQRQRVWIAMALAQQTDILLLDEPTTFLDITYQIEILDLLTDLNHKYGTTIVMVLHDINLSARYADHIFAIREGQLVAEGEPSQVINKHLIQDIFGLHSTVIKDPVSGSPSVVPIGRHHLNSEAVLK; encoded by the coding sequence ATGAAACCGATTCATCAATTCCAAGCAAAACAAATTGTTGCCGGCTATGATCACAAGACCGTGATCGACGACGTGAGCCTTACCATCCCTAATAACAAAATAAGTGTCATCATAGGAGCGAACGGCTGCGGAAAATCAACGCTGCTTAAAACACTATCCAGACTTATCAAACCAACGTCCGGGGATGTGTACCTTGATGGAAAACCCCTGCACAACATACCACCAAAAAAATTGGCACGCGTAGTCGGACTTCTGCCGCAGTCCCCGATTATACCTGAAGGCATTACCGTCAGTGACTTGGTTGGACGTGGAAGATTCCCTCACCAGTCTTTACTTAGCGGGTGGACGAAGAAGGATTATGAAGCTGTTGCCGAAGCCATGGAAATCATGAATATAACTGAACTCGCCAACCAGCATATTGATGAACTCTCTGGAGGTCAAAGACAGCGGGTGTGGATTGCTATGGCCCTCGCCCAACAAACCGATATTCTATTATTAGACGAACCTACTACTTTTCTCGATATCACCTATCAAATCGAGATCCTTGACCTTCTCACAGACCTTAATCACAAATACGGGACCACGATTGTGATGGTTCTGCATGATATCAACTTATCCGCCCGTTACGCGGATCATATTTTCGCCATTCGTGAAGGGCAGCTAGTGGCGGAAGGCGAACCCTCTCAGGTCATTAACAAGCATTTAATTCAAGATATCTTCGGCCTTCACAGCACAGTGATCAAAGACCCGGTTTCAGGTTCGCCTTCCGTTGTACCTATAGGACGTCATCACCTCAATTCTGAAGCCGTTCTAAAATAA
- a CDS encoding S66 peptidase family protein, whose translation MIKPLTLREGDRVAIIAPAGPPDKEHLIQGKRVLEKMGLDVVIGQHVFDVEEDLAAVDQKRLSDLQEAFSDPAIRGIFCANGGFGTAKIAAMIDYGMIQSNPKIFWGYSDITYLLNAIQKSSDLVTFHGPMVASDLNDEQRTKETESSFTPLFTGESITYDSHKSPLNVITHGTGDGHLAGGNLTLLTNSLGTPYEVDANGSILLIEEVAEPAFRVDLMLTHLQQAGVFDEVQGVVLGNFQVEPDENLRLRKVFQNFFAGASFPVVENFYFGHCQPNYGVPLGVKAKLSTSPPQLVIDSGVM comes from the coding sequence ATGATTAAACCACTTACTTTACGAGAAGGTGATCGGGTAGCAATTATTGCACCGGCTGGTCCACCGGACAAAGAGCACCTGATTCAGGGGAAGCGTGTATTAGAAAAAATGGGGCTGGATGTGGTCATTGGACAGCACGTGTTCGATGTTGAGGAAGATCTTGCAGCGGTCGATCAAAAGCGACTTTCTGACTTGCAGGAGGCTTTTTCTGATCCTGCTATCCGCGGAATTTTTTGCGCAAATGGAGGATTCGGGACGGCAAAAATTGCTGCGATGATTGATTACGGTATGATACAAAGTAATCCTAAAATATTCTGGGGATACAGCGACATTACATATTTGCTTAATGCTATACAAAAATCCAGTGACTTAGTTACTTTTCACGGTCCGATGGTCGCATCCGATCTAAATGACGAACAGAGAACAAAAGAAACAGAATCCTCGTTTACACCTTTGTTTACGGGAGAATCTATTACTTATGATTCTCACAAATCACCGCTCAACGTGATAACTCATGGTACAGGAGACGGACATTTAGCAGGGGGAAATCTGACATTGCTCACCAATAGTTTGGGAACGCCTTATGAAGTGGATGCGAACGGGTCTATTTTACTCATTGAGGAAGTTGCAGAACCAGCGTTTCGTGTTGATCTGATGCTTACTCATCTCCAACAGGCAGGGGTGTTCGATGAGGTTCAAGGTGTCGTCTTAGGTAACTTTCAAGTGGAACCAGACGAAAATCTGAGATTAAGAAAAGTGTTTCAAAATTTCTTCGCTGGTGCGTCATTCCCGGTTGTTGAGAATTTTTACTTTGGGCATTGCCAACCCAATTATGGTGTGCCGCTGGGGGTTAAAGCAAAACTCTCTACGTCGCCACCTCAATTGGTGATTGATTCAGGTGTAATGTGA
- a CDS encoding DMT family transporter, producing the protein MRFAGVGLVMLAAICWGISGGIADILMNKGWNPIVISFYRGAVGFICFFVWFLFRFKQNWVPSARLYLWSLLAGIGVAGNFTFYFLSIQASSVAVAATLMYTAPVFVLLSSFLLRIERSTWFKWGCIAGVLMGIILLTGAYNTESISVSFLGAVTGLAAGLSYALFIFGFKNASSNGEPKTTLTIAFFSFCLILFLFMDKKEAADVVTSGDLGWFLLLGLVGAGVSFILYVIGIKWTAASTASVVAMVEPVTATLFGVLLLGDHLTVIQMLGMVLILVTITVLSVKQSDGDAN; encoded by the coding sequence ATGAGATTCGCAGGAGTAGGCTTAGTTATGCTGGCCGCTATATGCTGGGGCATTAGTGGAGGAATCGCTGATATTTTAATGAATAAGGGCTGGAATCCCATTGTAATCTCCTTTTACCGAGGCGCGGTTGGATTTATTTGCTTTTTTGTTTGGTTTCTCTTCCGCTTTAAACAAAATTGGGTTCCTTCTGCCCGCTTGTACTTATGGTCGCTGTTAGCCGGGATCGGTGTGGCAGGAAATTTCACTTTTTATTTTCTAAGTATCCAGGCTTCAAGCGTGGCGGTCGCTGCTACGTTAATGTACACCGCACCCGTTTTTGTGCTGTTAAGCTCCTTTTTATTACGTATCGAACGTTCAACTTGGTTTAAATGGGGATGCATTGCTGGAGTGCTTATGGGAATTATCCTGCTTACTGGTGCCTATAATACCGAATCGATTTCGGTGAGTTTTCTAGGGGCGGTAACGGGACTTGCTGCCGGCCTTTCCTACGCTTTGTTTATATTCGGATTTAAAAATGCCTCTTCTAATGGAGAACCGAAGACGACGTTAACCATCGCCTTTTTTTCCTTTTGTCTCATCCTTTTTCTTTTTATGGACAAAAAAGAAGCAGCCGACGTGGTGACATCAGGCGATCTCGGATGGTTTCTATTATTAGGGCTTGTGGGCGCGGGTGTTTCATTTATTTTGTATGTGATTGGCATTAAGTGGACCGCTGCATCAACGGCTTCGGTAGTAGCGATGGTCGAACCGGTAACAGCAACCTTATTTGGTGTACTGCTTCTCGGAGATCATTTAACCGTTATTCAAATGCTTGGAATGGTGCTCATCCTGGTTACCATTACCGTCCTTAGCGTGAAGCAGTCCGACGGAGACGCTAATTAA
- a CDS encoding HNH endonuclease family protein, producing MLKKSLLFIFALVLFFTCYHLDVPTASAFPPGTPSKSAAQSQLDSLTVESEGSMSGYSREEFPHWEYQGDGCDTRQLVLQRDADYYSGECPVTSGKWYSYYDGVIVNDPSDLDIDHVVPLAEAWRSGASSWSTDKREDFANDLNGPQLIAVTYSTNRSKGDQDPSTWQPPRYSSHCGYAKWWINTKYSWDLSLQSSEKSALQTMLDTCQY from the coding sequence ATGCTTAAGAAATCACTGTTGTTTATCTTCGCATTGGTCCTGTTCTTCACTTGCTATCATCTAGACGTACCTACGGCCTCTGCGTTTCCACCCGGAACACCGTCCAAGTCCGCAGCCCAGTCCCAGCTGGACTCACTGACTGTGGAATCTGAAGGCTCGATGAGCGGTTATTCCCGTGAGGAGTTCCCGCATTGGGAGTATCAAGGAGACGGCTGTGATACTCGCCAGCTTGTGCTCCAGCGAGACGCTGACTACTACTCAGGAGAGTGCCCTGTGACCTCAGGTAAATGGTACAGCTACTATGATGGAGTTATCGTGAATGACCCTTCAGATTTAGACATCGATCACGTCGTCCCGTTAGCTGAAGCTTGGCGTTCAGGCGCCAGCAGCTGGTCCACGGATAAGCGTGAGGATTTCGCCAACGATCTTAATGGCCCTCAATTGATCGCCGTCACTTACAGTACCAACCGCTCCAAAGGAGACCAGGATCCTTCCACCTGGCAGCCACCACGATACAGCTCCCACTGCGGTTACGCGAAGTGGTGGATCAACACCAAGTACAGTTGGGATCTGTCTCTGCAATCATCAGAGAAGTCTGCGCTCCAAACGATGCTCGACACTTGCCAATACTAA